In bacterium, the DNA window TGGCAGTGTTGAGAGGCACAGAGATGGTAAGGATCAGCCAGATGCCTTTTCTCAAACTTGGCCAGGGTCTCCCCCCTGGCTACTATTGCCTGAGCAGCTAAGGCCTCCAGAGGAGCTTTCGGACTGATTTCGTAAGGCAAGACCCCTTTAAGGTAATCCTCAAGATCAAGCTCATTAACCAGGCATAATTTTCCTCTATTATCCAGGGTGATTTCAAGGCGGCCGTTAAATTCTCGATCCTCCCGTCCCTCCCACGAATAACCCCCTCCATACTCTACCTCTTTGACTTTAATAGGATTATCCGAAGTAATTAGAATAGGGGGGGAATATGTATCGACCAGGGAGCCGGTCTGATCAAACATATCTATTTGGCCGACCGAAGTCTCCACTAATTCTTCCAGTATCCAGCCCTGTCTCCCCTCTTCTTCTAGTAGCCGATCCTGGAAAACCTCGGCTTTCTCCTTATCCTCAAAACGACCTAAGCCAAGCCAGATAACCCGGTTGTCCAAAACACTCTGACCATCCCCGCTGAACAAATTCCCCGCTTCCTTTAAAGCCACCTGATACCCCTTTTCTCTCCAACTATCGGCTAATTCCTCAACCTCCGGGTTAGAAGGAGTAAATGTCCCCACTACTATCCGATAAATCAATTTAGCCGGCTGAGACTCCCTGAGGGAAAAATTCACCGAATCACCCTCTATTTTTTCCCCATTAATTAAAAGTCCCTCTCCGGCCACAGAGATGTTAAACTGTCCCTCCATCACCCCTATTCGAACCCTGGTCGGAAGATGGATAACCAGACCTTCTTTCTTTTCAGGGGCAATAGGCCTCGGGGGTTTAGAAACAGAAGGAGGTAGTGGAACTTCAGCCTCCGGCGCTGGAGGGGGACTAAC includes these proteins:
- a CDS encoding SpoIID/LytB domain-containing protein yields the protein MVKFIRDQRILKGLFIIGGSVILLAGCSRPFLVEPVTPTVSPPPAPEAEVPLPPSVSKPPRPIAPEKKEGLVIHLPTRVRIGVMEGQFNISVAGEGLLINGEKIEGDSVNFSLRESQPAKLIYRIVVGTFTPSNPEVEELADSWREKGYQVALKEAGNLFSGDGQSVLDNRVIWLGLGRFEDKEKAEVFQDRLLEEEGRQGWILEELVETSVGQIDMFDQTGSLVDTYSPPILITSDNPIKVKEVEYGGGYSWEGREDREFNGRLEITLDNRGKLCLVNELDLEDYLKGVLPYEISPKAPLEALAAQAIVARGETLAKFEKRHLADPYHLCASQHCQVYGGLGRMTESVREAVEKTRGEVLMYEGKMVDTVYSANCGGHTEDNENVWASLPDPCLRGVPDFDPEEVDFPNIITEEVLKEWLTTTPRAYCYDLESNKPEKFRWKVEYSAEEINRLINRDRDRGRVKDIIPLERGVSGRLKAIRIVTDQEVFTVYKELPIRQLLGNLRSAAFIVESKRDSEGNLLSFCFTGGGWGHGVGMCQTGAAGMAKRGKPYQEILHHYFGKAEIKKLYY